Genomic DNA from Patescibacteria group bacterium:
TGTTTTAGAAAGAGCGTTTGCGTAAACTGCCCTTGGTCTTACGCGAGGAGTTGATGAGGTGGGTATAAAAATGGGGTTGTACGCTTGCGGAACAAGACCAGCCTTAAACGCCTTCTTTTTTATTTTACTTTTTTCTTTAATTTCCCTCTCTTTTAAAAGGGTTTTTTGGAGCTTTAAAAACTCTTCTTTTGAGTAAAGTCGCGCGTTATTTTTATCTCTTGAACTTACAATTTTTCCTTGTTCTTCAAATCGGCGAAGTGTTGAGGGCGAAATACCAAGGTTTTTAGCGGTTTTCGCAACGGTAAAAAAGGTATTTGATTGGGCAAGGTTTTTGGCAGGCTTGGACATTACTATTTATTTTAGGTAAAGCGTTTGGGAATGTCAAGGGGGAATAAAGTAAATTCAAATGACAAAATTTAAAATTCAATTCAAATTCAAAACTCAATTTGACTAAGGTTTATCCTTTTTTTAAATTCAAATGTTTTAAATTTTGAATTTTGTCCGCCAGCCGGCGGATTGAATTGAATTTTGTCATTTGAGCTTTGAATTTATGCTATACTATTCTTATGTTCCTAGACTACTTTTTTAACAAATTTTCTTACGATTTGGGAATAGACCTTGGCACTTCCAATACCATTGTTTTAGCGGTAGGGAAGGGGATTATAATAAACGAGCCAACGGTTGTGGCTATAAATAAAAAAACTAAAGATATCTTGGCAATAGGAGTGGACGCCAAAAAAATGCTTGGAAAAACCCCCGACACAATTGAGGTAATCCGCCCTTTAAAAGCGGGGGTAGTGAGCGATTTTGATATTGCCCATAAGATGCTTTCCTATTTTTTGAATAAATCAAGGAAGTTTTATAAAGGCTCGTTTGCGTTTGCGAAACCTCGTGTTTTATTAGGAGTCCCGTCGGGCATTACCGAGGTGGAACGAAGAGCGGTTTCGGACGCGGCAAAAACCGCCGGCGCCAGAACTGCTTTTTTGGTGGAAGAACCTATTGCGTCTTCTGTGGGCGCGGGGCTTGAAGTTACCAAACCTTTTGGGATTTTAATAGTGGACATTGGCGGAGGAACTACCGAGATAGCGGTAATTTCTTTGGGCGGGATAGTGGTTGGAAAATCTATAAAAAACGCCGGCGACCAGTTAGACTCCGCAATTGTAAGTTTTGCCAGAGAAGAATTTAATTTAGTGGTGGGAGAAAAAACTGCCGAGGAGTGTAAAATTGCTATAGGCAATGTTTTGCCCGATGCCGAATCCGCAAAACTAACCTTTTCTTTGCGCGGACGAGATGTAAAAACGGGGCTTCCTAAAACTTTGCAAGTAAATGGCGCCGAAATTAAATCAGCAATATCCAGTCCTATTAACTCACTCATTGTCGCAATAAAAGACACTATTGAAGACACTCCCCCAGAACTTATTCCTGATATTATAAAGCAGGGGATTACTTTAAGCGGGGGTGGTTCGCTTGTTAAAGGTTTAGAGGTTTTAATTTCTAAACAAACTGAAATTAAAGTAAAGCTTGCGGATGACCCGATGAGTTGTGTTGCCAAGGGGTGCGCTAAAATTTTAGAAACCTCTGAATTATTTAATTCCATCAAATTATTATGACAGTCAGCCACAAACTACTCGTAATTAGCGCGGTTCTTTTATTAACGGGTGGTTTGTTTCCTTTTACATATTTAAACAGCATTTCTCATAGATTTATGTTTCCCGTACAGGTTGGTATTCACACTTTGTCAATTAATGCTATGGATGAGGTGGTGTTTTTAAAAAAGATAAGAGGTGTAAAAGAAGAACTTTTTGAGCTTTACAAAATAAAAGAGCAAAAAATTTCTTTGTCGGCGCAGGTTGTTGAGTTGGAGTTGGAAAATAAAACCTTAAAAAATCAACTGGGTTTTTCTGAAAATATTGGGCGGAAAATGGTAATGGCTTCCGTAACCGGGGCGGGTTTTGGTTCAAGCGCCTCGCTAGTTTTAAATGCGGGGGAGATTTTGGGGGTTAAAGTGGGGAACGCCGTTTTATATGAAAATTATTTAATAGGCATAATAAGTTTTGTTTCTCCCAATTCTTCCACGGTTAAATTATTGAACGACCCGGATGCGAAAGTGTTGGTCTTGTCGCAGAATAGCAGGGCAAAAGGTATTGTTGTTGGAAATTATGGCACCACTGCTCTTATGAAGAATATTTTAATAAACGAGTCCATTGATTTAGGCGATATGGTTGTAACTTCAGGTGAAGACCTTTTAATTCCTAAAGGACTTGTTATAGGCAGAGTTACGAAAATAAATTTTAAAGAAGAAGAAATTTTAAAGTCGGCGGAGGTAGAGTTGGGGGTTAACCCGCGCAAATTGGAAATGGTGTTTGTGATGGGGGA
This window encodes:
- a CDS encoding rod shape-determining protein, which encodes MFLDYFFNKFSYDLGIDLGTSNTIVLAVGKGIIINEPTVVAINKKTKDILAIGVDAKKMLGKTPDTIEVIRPLKAGVVSDFDIAHKMLSYFLNKSRKFYKGSFAFAKPRVLLGVPSGITEVERRAVSDAAKTAGARTAFLVEEPIASSVGAGLEVTKPFGILIVDIGGGTTEIAVISLGGIVVGKSIKNAGDQLDSAIVSFAREEFNLVVGEKTAEECKIAIGNVLPDAESAKLTFSLRGRDVKTGLPKTLQVNGAEIKSAISSPINSLIVAIKDTIEDTPPELIPDIIKQGITLSGGGSLVKGLEVLISKQTEIKVKLADDPMSCVAKGCAKILETSELFNSIKLL
- a CDS encoding rod shape-determining protein MreC; the encoded protein is MTVSHKLLVISAVLLLTGGLFPFTYLNSISHRFMFPVQVGIHTLSINAMDEVVFLKKIRGVKEELFELYKIKEQKISLSAQVVELELENKTLKNQLGFSENIGRKMVMASVTGAGFGSSASLVLNAGEILGVKVGNAVLYENYLIGIISFVSPNSSTVKLLNDPDAKVLVLSQNSRAKGIVVGNYGTTALMKNILINESIDLGDMVVTSGEDLLIPKGLVIGRVTKINFKEEEILKSAEVELGVNPRKLEMVFVMG